A portion of the Edaphobacter bradus genome contains these proteins:
- a CDS encoding class I SAM-dependent methyltransferase — protein MGQTHYIIRGGIEGWERLRILSRVMRPTTMSLLGRVGVHPGMRCLEVAFGSGDVAFDLAAIVGSRGRVVATDVDHVKLERTTREAQERGVRNVEFRLSDILADEPEHGFDLVHARFLLTHLPDPAKALMRMRQALRPGGVVVIEDVDFNGYFCYPDFEAHRRYVELYIRTVQRRGGDPCIGPRLPSLLENAGFEEIGMNVVQPAGTEGEVKLISPITMENIVDAVIAEGFASRDEAKELTAQLYEFARRPGTVGAMPRVVETWGYVGQVGQA, from the coding sequence ATGGGGCAGACTCATTACATTATTCGCGGTGGAATTGAGGGCTGGGAGCGGCTGCGGATTCTCTCACGCGTGATGAGGCCGACTACCATGAGCCTTCTGGGACGGGTCGGTGTTCACCCAGGGATGAGATGCCTTGAGGTTGCCTTCGGCAGCGGCGATGTGGCGTTTGATTTAGCGGCCATAGTGGGATCCAGAGGGAGAGTCGTTGCGACCGATGTCGACCACGTCAAACTGGAGCGGACGACGCGCGAAGCGCAGGAGAGGGGCGTCCGGAATGTCGAGTTCAGATTGTCGGACATTCTCGCGGATGAGCCGGAGCACGGTTTTGACCTTGTTCATGCAAGGTTTTTGCTGACCCATCTTCCGGATCCTGCGAAGGCTCTGATGCGCATGCGACAGGCACTGCGGCCAGGCGGAGTCGTGGTGATTGAGGACGTCGACTTCAACGGCTACTTCTGCTATCCAGACTTCGAGGCACACCGGCGCTATGTCGAGTTGTACATAAGAACAGTGCAGCGAAGAGGCGGGGATCCGTGCATCGGACCGCGGCTGCCCAGCCTTCTGGAGAACGCGGGCTTTGAGGAGATTGGGATGAACGTGGTTCAGCCGGCGGGCACGGAGGGTGAGGTGAAACTGATCTCTCCGATCACCATGGAGAATATTGTCGATGCTGTGATCGCGGAGGGCTTCGCTTCACGGGACGAGGCTAAGGAATTGACAGCCCAGTTGTATGAGTTTGCGCGCAGGCCGGGGACGGTGGGTGCCATGCCGCGTGTTGTGGAGACGTGGGGTTACGTGGGACAGGTTGGACAGGCTTGA
- a CDS encoding TlpA family protein disulfide reductase yields the protein MRKALVLLVMVVGISLLLWSGWHNLRERKLAMQQAQESHAMLIPDKGSSSSGPAIEGPTLTGKAAPAFVLTTLDGKKVSLSDYKGRPVLVNFWATWCAPCKLEMPWFEEFRKQYSAQGFEILGITDDADAGKDVISKAVQKTGVTYPILLTDGKIDKAYGATDYLPMSFYVDRNGVVVEETAGLGTKDEIEANIKKTIASASQAGSAGGQ from the coding sequence ATGCGTAAAGCACTGGTTCTGCTGGTGATGGTGGTGGGAATTAGCCTTCTGCTGTGGTCGGGGTGGCACAACCTTCGTGAGAGAAAGCTGGCGATGCAGCAGGCGCAGGAGAGCCATGCGATGCTGATTCCCGACAAGGGTAGCAGCTCATCGGGGCCCGCTATAGAGGGACCGACTCTGACGGGCAAGGCGGCGCCGGCGTTTGTGCTGACGACGCTGGATGGGAAGAAAGTCTCGCTGAGCGACTACAAGGGGCGTCCGGTGCTGGTGAACTTCTGGGCGACGTGGTGCGCGCCGTGCAAGCTGGAGATGCCGTGGTTTGAGGAGTTCCGCAAGCAGTATTCCGCGCAGGGGTTTGAGATTCTGGGAATCACGGATGACGCGGACGCGGGCAAGGATGTGATCTCGAAGGCAGTGCAGAAGACCGGCGTCACCTATCCGATCCTGTTAACGGACGGGAAGATCGACAAGGCCTATGGCGCGACGGATTATCTGCCGATGTCGTTCTACGTGGACCGGAATGGCGTAGTCGTCGAGGAGACGGCGGGGTTGGGGACGAAGGACGAGATTGAGGCGAACATCAAGAAGACGATTGCGTCGGCAAGCCAGGCTGGCTCGGCTGGTGGGCAGTGA
- a CDS encoding protein-disulfide reductase DsbD N-terminal domain-containing protein: protein MRRAGWLVAALVAASGALEAQQLGSLSASAAKPKQYVSYAAEEQVVKAGKRGMMELHFRVADGFHVNSHTPKSELLIPTAIKLDEADGVKLGEVEYPAGTSYSFSFEPGEKLDVYSGAFTVKIPVVAGVGGHTVNGTLRYQACDNAACYPPKSLPVAVVLTAK, encoded by the coding sequence GTGAGGCGCGCCGGATGGTTGGTTGCCGCGCTGGTGGCTGCTTCTGGAGCGCTTGAGGCACAGCAGCTCGGGAGCCTGAGCGCGAGCGCGGCCAAGCCGAAGCAGTATGTGAGCTACGCAGCAGAAGAGCAGGTGGTGAAGGCAGGGAAGCGCGGCATGATGGAGCTGCACTTTCGCGTTGCTGACGGCTTCCATGTGAACTCGCACACACCGAAGTCTGAGCTGCTGATCCCTACGGCGATCAAGCTCGATGAGGCGGACGGCGTGAAGCTGGGTGAGGTTGAGTATCCGGCGGGGACGTCGTACAGCTTCAGCTTTGAGCCGGGCGAGAAGCTGGATGTGTACTCAGGAGCGTTTACAGTGAAGATTCCGGTGGTGGCCGGGGTTGGAGGCCATACGGTGAACGGGACGCTGCGCTACCAGGCGTGCGACAACGCCGCGTGTTATCCACCGAAGAGCCTGCCCGTTGCGGTGGTTCTGACCGCGAAGTAG
- the alaC gene encoding alanine transaminase — MDEFRRLTRLPAYVFNITSELKAAARKRGEDIIDFGMGNPDGATPKAIVDKLIEAAQKTQTHRYSLSRGIPRLRRAITNWYKTRYNVDLDPETEAIVTIGSKEGIAHLCLAVLDDADTVAVPNPSYPIHIYGPVIAGSKLQTIPVAEATADEVLARLEYELPRMEPRPKLLILNFPANPTTQCVELPFFERVVGLCRELGIYLVHDLAYADIVFDGYRAPSVLEVPGAKDIAVEFFTLSKSYNMPGWRVGFMVGNPKLVGALGRIKSYFDYGTFTPIQVASIAALEGPQDCVKQIRDTYKARRDVLVPGLNKLGWNVELPKATMFAWAKIPEQYRAIGSIEFSKKLLAEAKVAVSPGVGFGEHGDGHVRFSLIENEERTRQALRGIKHMFKNG, encoded by the coding sequence ATGGACGAGTTCAGAAGACTGACAAGGCTGCCGGCGTATGTGTTCAACATTACGAGCGAGCTGAAGGCGGCGGCCCGCAAGCGCGGCGAAGACATCATCGACTTCGGAATGGGCAACCCGGATGGCGCGACTCCGAAGGCTATCGTGGACAAGCTTATCGAGGCGGCGCAGAAGACTCAGACGCACCGGTACTCGTTGTCTCGTGGGATACCGCGGCTGCGGCGCGCGATCACGAACTGGTACAAGACGCGCTACAACGTCGATCTCGACCCCGAGACCGAGGCGATTGTGACGATCGGTTCAAAGGAGGGAATCGCGCACCTGTGCCTGGCCGTGCTCGACGATGCCGATACGGTGGCGGTACCGAACCCGAGCTATCCGATCCACATCTACGGGCCGGTGATTGCTGGTTCAAAGTTGCAGACCATTCCTGTGGCAGAAGCTACTGCGGACGAGGTGCTGGCGAGGTTGGAGTATGAGTTGCCGCGCATGGAGCCCCGGCCGAAGCTGCTCATTCTTAACTTCCCGGCGAACCCGACGACGCAGTGTGTCGAGCTGCCTTTTTTCGAGCGTGTGGTTGGGCTTTGCAGAGAGCTGGGAATCTATCTTGTGCACGACCTGGCTTACGCCGACATTGTGTTCGACGGCTATCGCGCGCCGAGCGTGCTGGAGGTTCCAGGCGCGAAGGACATTGCAGTCGAGTTCTTTACGCTCTCGAAGAGCTACAACATGCCGGGCTGGCGCGTGGGCTTCATGGTGGGCAATCCGAAGCTGGTGGGCGCGCTGGGACGCATCAAGAGCTACTTCGACTATGGGACGTTTACGCCGATCCAGGTGGCCTCGATCGCCGCGCTTGAGGGCCCGCAGGATTGCGTGAAGCAGATTCGCGACACGTACAAGGCCCGCCGCGATGTTCTGGTGCCGGGGCTGAACAAGCTGGGCTGGAACGTTGAGCTGCCGAAGGCGACGATGTTTGCGTGGGCGAAGATTCCTGAGCAGTATCGCGCGATAGGCTCGATCGAGTTCTCGAAGAAGCTGCTGGCCGAGGCGAAGGTTGCGGTGAGCCCCGGCGTCGGCTTTGGCGAGCACGGCGATGGCCACGTACGGTTCTCGCTGATTGAAAACGAGGAGCGGACCCGGCAGGCTCTGCGCGGCATCAAGCATATGTTCAAGAATGGTTAG
- the thiC gene encoding phosphomethylpyrimidine synthase ThiC: protein MSSNGKSQSGSEHTNGYRVPTGRAEWIVKRKTEAERTGDWNMSQMHFARKGLITEEMAFVAQREKISPELVRSEIAKGTMIIPANINHVELEPMAIGVETLCKINANIGNSAIVSNVDEELKKLHTAVHFGADTVMDLSTGGDIPMIREAILRHSPVPIGTVPIYEALSRVKKLEDLNIDLYLEVIEEQAQQGVDYFTIHAGVLIQYVPLVSKRITGIVSRGGAILAQWMTHHHKQNFLYENFDRITKIMAKYDVSYSLGDGLRPGCVADASDEAQFAELKTLGELTRQAWKHDVQVMIEGPGHVPMDKIKEQVDKEVEMCDGAPFYVLGPLVTDIAPGYDHITSAIGAAMIGWHGASMLCYVTPKEHLGLPNEKDVKDGIIAYKIAAHAADIARHRPGARDRDDAISHARYTFDWDKQFALSLDPETARGMHDETLPDDYYKEAAFCSMCGPKFCSMNWSSKVDKFNEEQHGLKKPDLTQIVTEQMALRS from the coding sequence ATGAGCAGCAATGGAAAGAGCCAGAGCGGGAGCGAGCACACCAACGGCTACAGAGTGCCGACGGGGCGCGCGGAGTGGATCGTCAAGCGGAAGACTGAGGCCGAGCGGACCGGCGACTGGAATATGTCGCAGATGCACTTTGCCCGCAAAGGGCTGATCACCGAGGAGATGGCCTTTGTGGCGCAGCGGGAGAAGATCTCACCGGAGCTGGTGCGGAGCGAGATCGCCAAGGGAACGATGATCATCCCCGCCAACATCAACCACGTTGAGCTGGAGCCGATGGCGATTGGTGTGGAGACGCTGTGCAAGATCAATGCGAACATCGGCAACTCGGCCATTGTGTCGAACGTGGATGAGGAGCTGAAGAAGCTGCACACGGCGGTGCACTTCGGCGCCGACACGGTGATGGACCTCTCGACCGGAGGCGATATCCCGATGATCCGCGAGGCGATTCTGCGGCATAGCCCTGTGCCGATCGGCACGGTGCCGATCTATGAGGCGCTGAGCCGCGTGAAGAAGCTCGAAGACCTGAACATCGATCTGTATCTCGAGGTGATCGAAGAGCAGGCGCAGCAGGGCGTGGACTACTTCACGATCCACGCTGGAGTTCTGATTCAGTACGTGCCGCTGGTGTCGAAGCGCATCACCGGCATTGTGAGCCGCGGCGGCGCGATCCTGGCGCAGTGGATGACGCACCACCACAAGCAGAACTTCCTGTACGAGAACTTCGACCGCATCACGAAGATCATGGCGAAGTACGACGTCAGCTACTCGCTGGGCGATGGTCTGCGGCCGGGCTGTGTGGCCGACGCGAGCGATGAGGCGCAGTTTGCTGAACTGAAGACGCTGGGCGAGTTGACACGGCAGGCGTGGAAGCACGACGTGCAGGTGATGATCGAAGGCCCAGGCCACGTGCCGATGGACAAGATCAAGGAGCAGGTCGATAAAGAGGTCGAGATGTGCGACGGCGCTCCGTTCTATGTGCTGGGCCCGTTGGTGACCGATATCGCTCCTGGCTACGACCACATCACGTCGGCGATTGGCGCGGCGATGATTGGGTGGCATGGGGCTTCGATGCTCTGTTACGTCACGCCGAAGGAGCACCTGGGACTGCCGAACGAGAAGGACGTCAAGGACGGCATCATCGCGTACAAGATCGCGGCCCACGCTGCCGACATTGCGCGGCACCGGCCGGGGGCTCGCGACCGCGACGACGCGATCTCGCATGCGAGGTACACCTTCGATTGGGACAAGCAGTTCGCGCTCTCGCTCGACCCGGAGACGGCTCGCGGGATGCATGATGAGACGCTGCCCGATGATTACTACAAAGAGGCGGCGTTCTGCTCGATGTGCGGGCCGAAGTTCTGCTCGATGAACTGGTCGAGCAAGGTGGACAAGTTCAACGAAGAGCAGCACGGGCTGAAGAAGCCGGACCTCACGCAGATTGTGACCGAGCAGATGGCGCTGCGGAGCTAG
- a CDS encoding M28 family metallopeptidase: MRRLSTLVCLFPLLGLTATAQTPRVFGYRDFTEQAKWDSAFLAIPDATLAGQHLKTLTAAPHWASSPEDYATALYVADKFKAAGLHTDIVPYKVLINKPTSILVEAFDSNGKQIMSGPSPEHVDPNRNGGDPFQDDPRILPAFSGSSPSGDVAGEVIYANYGDLADFKKLASMGISVKDKIVLVRYGTNFRGVKVYLAQQYGAKGVLIYSDPADDGYFRGDVYPKGPYRPATGVQRGSVQFLPIYPGDPQTPGIASTPDLPDSARIPLDKLQANQPSIPVNPLSYKDAAPILKCLGGAESPRAWQGALPFTYHLGIGGNGNGKITVHMKLVQDTALRTIWDVIGTIDGTDPSQKEEWVVAGNHRDAWVYGAVDPNSGTAAMLEAVHGLGDLLKQGWRPKRRIVIASWDAEEEGLMGSTEWAEQHASHLAHAVAYLNTDVAVSGSDFKAAAVPSLKEFVREVTREVPSPKGGTVYERWKESEKADAERRASITAGTTGGPSRFNADVEEDVRVGDLGSGSDYTPFLQHLGVPSTDIGSEGPYGVYHSVFDNYNWFIKFADPTFVYEQQQARVFGLEILHMADTDVLPYDYQLYGREILSYLDTAQRRARTDKLALDFSAAIAAAHRFADAGASVRSRQLAPPTDSAALNHALRSAEEALLNPNGLPHRSWYKHTIYAPGEFTGYAAVVIPGVNEAISTDDLARAQAQLTILADALNHSATILEAAAK, from the coding sequence TTGCGCCGTCTCAGTACCCTGGTTTGCCTCTTCCCCCTCCTTGGCCTCACTGCGACAGCGCAAACCCCAAGGGTCTTCGGCTACCGCGACTTCACCGAGCAGGCCAAATGGGACTCGGCCTTCCTTGCTATCCCAGACGCCACACTCGCCGGCCAGCATCTCAAGACCCTGACCGCCGCGCCGCACTGGGCCAGTTCACCCGAGGACTACGCCACCGCGCTCTACGTCGCCGACAAGTTCAAGGCAGCCGGTCTCCACACTGACATCGTTCCCTACAAGGTCCTGATCAACAAGCCCACCAGCATCCTTGTCGAGGCCTTCGACTCCAACGGCAAACAGATCATGTCCGGTCCGTCGCCCGAACACGTTGACCCCAACCGGAACGGTGGCGATCCCTTTCAGGACGACCCGCGCATTCTGCCGGCCTTCAGCGGTTCCTCGCCCTCCGGCGACGTGGCCGGCGAGGTCATCTACGCCAATTACGGCGATCTCGCCGACTTCAAAAAGCTCGCCAGCATGGGCATCAGCGTCAAGGACAAGATCGTCCTCGTCCGCTACGGAACCAACTTTCGCGGAGTGAAGGTCTACCTCGCGCAACAGTACGGAGCCAAGGGCGTCCTCATCTACTCGGACCCCGCCGACGACGGCTACTTCCGCGGCGATGTCTATCCCAAGGGCCCTTACAGACCTGCGACCGGAGTTCAGCGTGGCTCCGTGCAGTTTCTGCCGATCTACCCCGGCGATCCGCAGACTCCCGGCATTGCCTCCACTCCCGACCTGCCTGACTCCGCGCGCATTCCGCTCGACAAGCTGCAGGCGAACCAGCCAAGCATCCCTGTCAACCCGCTCTCGTACAAGGATGCGGCCCCCATTCTCAAGTGCCTTGGAGGAGCCGAATCTCCCCGTGCGTGGCAGGGTGCGCTTCCCTTCACCTACCACCTCGGCATTGGCGGCAACGGCAACGGCAAGATTACTGTTCACATGAAGCTTGTGCAGGACACCGCGCTCCGCACCATCTGGGACGTCATCGGCACCATCGACGGCACCGATCCCTCGCAGAAGGAGGAATGGGTCGTCGCCGGCAACCATCGCGACGCCTGGGTATACGGCGCAGTCGACCCCAACAGCGGTACCGCCGCCATGCTCGAGGCCGTCCATGGCCTCGGCGATCTTTTGAAGCAGGGATGGCGTCCGAAACGGCGCATCGTCATTGCCTCATGGGACGCGGAAGAAGAAGGGCTCATGGGCTCCACCGAATGGGCCGAGCAGCACGCCAGCCATCTCGCCCATGCCGTCGCCTACCTCAACACCGACGTAGCCGTCTCCGGGAGTGACTTCAAGGCAGCAGCAGTCCCCTCGCTCAAGGAGTTCGTCCGCGAGGTCACGCGGGAGGTCCCAAGCCCGAAGGGCGGCACCGTCTACGAGCGGTGGAAGGAGTCCGAGAAGGCCGACGCCGAGCGCCGCGCCAGCATAACGGCCGGAACCACCGGCGGCCCCTCACGCTTCAACGCCGACGTCGAAGAAGATGTCCGCGTCGGCGATCTCGGCTCCGGCTCCGATTACACGCCCTTCCTTCAGCACCTCGGTGTGCCTTCGACGGACATTGGTTCCGAAGGCCCTTACGGGGTCTATCACTCCGTCTTCGACAACTACAACTGGTTCATCAAATTCGCCGACCCCACCTTTGTCTACGAGCAGCAGCAGGCCCGCGTCTTTGGCCTTGAGATTCTCCACATGGCCGACACCGATGTGCTGCCCTACGACTACCAGCTCTATGGCCGCGAGATTCTGAGCTACCTCGACACGGCACAGCGACGTGCCCGGACGGATAAGCTCGCGCTTGACTTCTCCGCCGCCATCGCCGCGGCCCACCGCTTCGCCGACGCAGGCGCCTCGGTCCGCTCCCGCCAGCTCGCGCCGCCGACCGACTCCGCCGCGCTCAATCACGCCCTGCGTTCAGCCGAGGAGGCCCTGCTGAATCCCAATGGCCTCCCGCATCGCTCCTGGTACAAACACACCATCTACGCTCCCGGCGAGTTCACCGGCTACGCCGCCGTCGTCATTCCTGGAGTCAACGAGGCTATCTCTACCGACGACCTCGCCCGCGCCCAAGCCCAGCTCACGATCCTCGCCGACGCTCTCAACCACTCCGCCACAATCCTCGAAGCCGCGGCGAAGTGA
- the mscL gene encoding large conductance mechanosensitive channel protein MscL: MLKGFRDFILRGNVIDLAVAVIIGAAFSAITKSLVDDVISPFIGAFVGKPDFSSFVFNLNGTPIKYGSFLTACINFLIIAFVIYFFFVLPIQKLLARTNSPEAATTKPCPECLSDIPLAAHRCKFCSQPVA; the protein is encoded by the coding sequence ATGCTCAAAGGCTTTCGCGACTTCATTCTGCGCGGCAACGTCATCGACCTCGCCGTCGCAGTCATCATAGGTGCCGCCTTTTCCGCCATCACCAAATCCCTCGTCGATGACGTCATCAGCCCGTTCATTGGAGCTTTCGTCGGTAAGCCTGACTTTTCATCCTTCGTCTTCAACCTCAACGGCACCCCGATCAAGTACGGCAGCTTTCTAACAGCCTGCATCAACTTCCTGATCATCGCCTTCGTCATCTACTTCTTCTTCGTGCTTCCCATTCAGAAGCTGCTCGCGCGGACCAACAGCCCGGAGGCTGCGACGACCAAGCCCTGTCCGGAGTGCCTGTCCGACATCCCACTGGCCGCACACCGCTGCAAATTCTGCAGCCAGCCGGTCGCCTGA
- a CDS encoding VWA domain-containing protein, whose translation MTSSLAQQPPPSETPTIRENARIVVIDVVVTDSKNQPVHNLKASDFVVREDNLAQTIRHFDETAATPTIATPSLPQPKLPPNTFTNVVTGPQGSALNIILLDALNTPQTSQPSIRSQLKILAETLPPGSRVAIFGLSNDLVMLQGFTSDPAVLKAVLARAAATATLQAASASETSASLGPMVMSSSGAYEASPYDPGSALATFNRSVDNFQTEERVRQTVDAFTQLSRYLAALPGRKNLIWVSGSFPLGLLVDTDSAQMGARIFDNSVDFSKSVTRISDELSKSRVAIYPVDGRGVQADSTFFASNSSGPPGSLRNDPGRIARESSAFESRLISEQSTMLRLADDTGGHAFYGSNDISGLITKAIDSGSNYYTLTYVPTNKNWNGKQRKIKVALEGHHYQLAYRTGYIASDNPVTPSNQQSVTESQSSVASAIAVTMKRGAPNPSEILFKVLVTPSGIINPPAQDTSSKAAKHTLAAVSLHSQRRYHIDYAVDPRDIHWDDEHGTRSANLEFMIIGYDAIGNIMNDVNRVVPLHLTEQDYAAAIRGGLQLSQEIAMPAKGDFYLRLGVIDKTTNNIGTLEVSTAALTFPKS comes from the coding sequence TTGACATCTTCCCTGGCCCAGCAGCCTCCGCCGTCAGAGACACCGACGATCCGCGAGAATGCCCGCATTGTCGTTATCGACGTGGTTGTCACCGACTCAAAGAACCAGCCCGTCCACAATCTCAAGGCCTCCGATTTCGTCGTTCGTGAAGACAACCTCGCTCAGACAATTCGACACTTCGACGAGACAGCAGCGACCCCCACCATCGCGACTCCATCCTTACCTCAACCAAAACTTCCGCCAAACACTTTCACAAATGTCGTCACCGGTCCGCAAGGCAGCGCACTCAATATCATCCTGCTCGATGCCTTGAATACACCTCAGACGAGCCAGCCTTCTATTCGTTCTCAGCTCAAAATCCTCGCTGAAACCCTTCCCCCTGGCAGCCGCGTCGCCATCTTCGGCCTCAGCAACGACCTCGTCATGCTGCAAGGCTTTACCTCTGATCCTGCTGTCCTTAAGGCCGTCCTTGCCCGCGCTGCGGCTACCGCTACTCTGCAAGCCGCTTCTGCATCCGAAACGTCCGCCTCACTGGGGCCAATGGTAATGTCGAGTTCTGGCGCTTACGAAGCTTCTCCCTACGATCCTGGTTCGGCTCTCGCTACATTCAATCGTTCCGTCGATAACTTCCAGACCGAGGAGCGCGTTCGCCAAACCGTCGATGCCTTCACTCAGCTCAGCCGGTACCTCGCCGCCCTTCCTGGGCGCAAGAACCTTATCTGGGTCTCCGGGTCCTTCCCCCTCGGGCTGCTTGTCGACACTGATTCCGCCCAGATGGGTGCACGAATATTCGATAACAGCGTCGATTTTTCCAAGTCTGTCACACGCATCTCCGACGAACTCTCCAAGAGTCGCGTTGCCATCTACCCGGTCGATGGTCGAGGAGTTCAGGCAGACTCCACCTTCTTCGCCTCGAACTCCTCAGGCCCCCCTGGCTCCCTTAGGAACGATCCCGGCCGCATCGCGCGAGAGAGTTCAGCCTTCGAATCCCGACTGATCTCAGAACAGTCCACCATGCTCAGACTCGCCGACGATACCGGCGGTCACGCCTTCTACGGTTCCAATGACATATCAGGCCTGATAACCAAAGCCATCGACTCGGGCTCCAACTACTACACGCTTACCTACGTCCCCACCAACAAAAACTGGAACGGCAAACAGCGCAAGATCAAGGTCGCTCTTGAGGGACACCACTACCAGCTTGCTTATCGCACCGGGTACATCGCCAGTGACAACCCTGTCACTCCATCCAATCAGCAGTCCGTGACCGAATCGCAGAGCAGCGTTGCCAGCGCTATCGCCGTCACGATGAAACGTGGCGCGCCCAACCCCAGTGAAATACTCTTCAAGGTCCTGGTCACTCCCTCGGGAATCATCAACCCACCTGCGCAGGACACATCCAGCAAAGCCGCGAAACATACCCTAGCGGCTGTCTCCCTGCACTCCCAGCGCCGCTACCACATCGATTATGCTGTCGATCCCCGGGACATCCACTGGGATGACGAGCACGGCACACGTTCCGCCAATCTTGAATTCATGATCATTGGCTACGATGCCATAGGCAATATCATGAATGATGTCAACCGCGTCGTGCCCCTTCATCTAACCGAGCAGGACTATGCAGCAGCGATCCGCGGCGGTCTCCAACTCAGCCAGGAGATTGCCATGCCTGCAAAGGGCGATTTCTATCTGCGCCTGGGAGTCATCGACAAAACTACTAACAACATCGGCACACTCGAAGTCTCCACGGCGGCTCTCACATTTCCCAAATCCTGA
- a CDS encoding permease → MRSLLRGGILVLVSLGAAILLSDFPHNRANPYIALPALVATAGMIDHLRCMRTRWGFYHGGVILLVYMDLMALCMIIFFLLYPYAGWITSSH, encoded by the coding sequence ATGAGATCCCTGCTGCGCGGTGGCATTCTGGTGCTCGTCAGCCTCGGGGCGGCGATTCTACTCTCGGACTTTCCCCACAATCGCGCAAACCCGTACATAGCGCTCCCTGCTCTCGTAGCAACCGCCGGTATGATCGATCATCTTCGCTGTATGCGTACCCGCTGGGGCTTCTATCACGGTGGAGTTATCCTGCTCGTCTACATGGACCTTATGGCCCTCTGCATGATCATCTTCTTCCTGCTCTACCCTTACGCAGGCTGGATAACCTCCTCGCATTAA